A stretch of the Methanosarcinales archaeon genome encodes the following:
- a CDS encoding ABC transporter substrate-binding protein has protein sequence MKKILRIGHLSTFYHTSFILMGTGWLEDHLDVTVRWSMFGGGPAIVEAFSKSEVDIGYIGLPPVMMGIDRGVPIISVGGGHVEGTIMIGPPSTKSLEELGEDAAAVLEQFKGGIIGCPPSGSIHDVIIRDLIKTVGLTDSINVKNFSWADFIPDALADGEIDAAIGTPPLSVSAAQSSGARVLIPPSKLWPWNPSYGIIVSHDLLQKEPWLVEGFLRLHEEASNLIRDHPDRAAGLVSELVQVVDIDFIKQTYAISPKYCASLPREYIVSSMAFVPVLRNLDYIGKHLKENDIFDTSIIQKIHSEPPHYM, from the coding sequence CTACTTTTTACCATACCTCATTCATTCTTATGGGCACCGGATGGTTGGAAGATCACCTGGATGTAACGGTACGGTGGAGCATGTTCGGCGGCGGCCCTGCCATTGTGGAGGCTTTCTCAAAGAGTGAAGTGGATATTGGCTATATCGGACTGCCACCAGTGATGATGGGAATTGACAGGGGCGTCCCCATAATAAGTGTTGGGGGAGGGCATGTAGAGGGCACAATAATGATCGGTCCGCCGAGCACTAAATCCCTCGAAGAGCTGGGAGAAGATGCAGCTGCCGTACTTGAGCAGTTCAAAGGTGGCATCATCGGTTGTCCCCCCTCGGGCTCAATCCATGATGTGATCATCCGCGACCTGATAAAAACTGTAGGGTTGACAGATTCCATTAATGTAAAGAATTTTTCCTGGGCAGATTTCATACCAGATGCCCTGGCTGATGGAGAGATAGATGCAGCTATTGGCACACCACCCTTATCTGTATCAGCAGCTCAATCCAGCGGGGCCAGGGTGCTCATACCGCCTTCTAAACTCTGGCCATGGAACCCCAGTTATGGCATTATTGTAAGCCATGATCTGCTGCAAAAAGAGCCATGGCTAGTGGAAGGTTTCCTGCGGCTGCACGAAGAGGCTTCAAATCTGATTCGGGACCATCCAGACCGTGCAGCAGGGTTGGTGTCTGAACTTGTCCAGGTGGTGGATATCGATTTTATTAAACAGACATATGCTATATCTCCAAAATACTGCGCAAGCCTTCCCAGGGAATATATTGTTTCTTCAATGGCATTCGTGCCCGTGCTCAGGAATCTGGATTATATTGGAAAGCATTTGAAGGAAAATGATATCTTTGATACTTCAATTATCCAAAAGATACATTCTGAGCCCCCACATTATATGTAA